In Rhodospirillum rubrum ATCC 11170, a genomic segment contains:
- a CDS encoding DUF192 domain-containing protein, giving the protein MMRRWPKLGRRDLALWLGGAVCLALTVPAPSAAWAQPQPSVVRPNLGLDAPPDTRGRFAKSKLTIVTDDGRSLPFFVELATTANQRALGLMFRKDLAADAGMLFVWDEPGQRAMWMKNTLIGLDMLFLDAEGLVVGIAENAEPGSLRHIEAPEPCVGVLELNAGTTRLLSIDPGDRVVHPLLGGPAEGAMGAARPSR; this is encoded by the coding sequence ATGATGCGACGGTGGCCAAAACTGGGGCGACGCGATCTGGCCCTGTGGCTGGGCGGCGCGGTCTGTCTGGCGCTGACCGTGCCAGCGCCCTCGGCCGCCTGGGCGCAACCCCAGCCGTCGGTGGTCCGGCCGAACCTTGGTCTGGACGCCCCCCCCGACACCCGGGGGCGGTTCGCTAAATCGAAGCTGACCATCGTGACCGACGACGGCCGCAGCCTGCCCTTTTTCGTGGAACTGGCGACCACGGCCAATCAACGGGCCCTGGGCCTGATGTTCCGCAAGGATCTGGCTGCCGATGCCGGCATGCTGTTCGTCTGGGACGAGCCGGGGCAGCGGGCGATGTGGATGAAGAACACGCTGATCGGCCTTGATATGCTGTTTCTTGACGCCGAGGGGCTGGTGGTCGGCATCGCCGAGAACGCCGAGCCGGGCAGCCTGCGCCATATCGAAGCCCCCGAACCCTGCGTCGGCGTGCTGGAACTCAACGCCGGAACCACCCGGCTGCTGTCGATCGACCCCGGGGATCGGGTGGTTCATCCGCTGTTGGGCGGCCCGGCCGAGGGGGCGATGGGCGCCGCCCGCCCCAGCCGCTGA
- a CDS encoding ETC complex I subunit → MATKVRIFQPAKTAMQSGRANTKRWVLEFEPTEKKVHDDLMGWVGSGDMNGQLRLFFATRKDAESYAKRKGFTYTAQDANPRVIKPKSYSDNFAYHKIS, encoded by the coding sequence ATGGCAACCAAGGTGCGCATCTTTCAGCCGGCCAAAACGGCCATGCAATCGGGCCGCGCCAATACCAAACGCTGGGTCCTGGAGTTTGAACCGACCGAAAAGAAGGTCCATGACGATCTGATGGGCTGGGTCGGCTCGGGCGACATGAACGGCCAGCTGCGGCTGTTCTTCGCCACCCGCAAGGACGCCGAAAGCTACGCCAAGCGCAAGGGCTTCACCTATACCGCCCAGGACGCCAACCCCCGCGTGATCAAGCCGAAGTCCTATTCCGACAACTTCGCCTATCACAAGATCTCCTAA
- a CDS encoding ATPase AAA — protein sequence MPLPDIDFKQIRLRGNTQADAFEELCCQLAADEASTIRIRFDRKGRGGDAGVECYETLTDGSEIGWQVKFYWDTDSMLRSLSKSLDTALVKHPKMAKFIACFPFDLADARVEDTTTAFDKWQSWRADQITKEATAGRTIEIERWDAHALRQRLTASNPRAAGRVAFWFDQRLLTKDWFDAKFARVKADLGERYNPVVHIDLPIGRALRAVTGDPDLFAELETLGEAVGTAADLAFPISGTPVERACDAAAAALHDAARSRMVPASKLLDLVHAATDAAFQLHDALGTTNGDQDPSASMVAVSDLASRLRAVMIELRQPHWTLLNSQSLLISGAAGSGKSHLLADACARQLAAGRPALMVLGGTLVDAEPWDQILRALDLPRHLEVGQFLGVLNAAGEAAGVRALIAIDALNEKSGQAIWPERLTGLLHDIKDYPWVAVVLSCRTTYLELIVPDTLDDTKLPRITHRGFSVAEVRDYLRQRGMTLPETPLQVAEFRTPLFLRLYCDALAFEGEALLARHLGGVTDVFRAYGATVARRVHRQLKIPPGRDPAHQALAALAREMADAGRADVTLDRAEEIVHAVLPGRSTDDDLLFQLETEGMLAVESVIGPSRANAQAVRFTFERMGDHAVVADLLARSSAGGAAGLCTPGTPLHNALDNPDSWIIPGLLEALAVQLPENFGIELPDLVGLPAGLKPDQAFMQSLQVRRLDAITARTWELVDTIGGATLRYDTLIALSTEPGHPNNVRHLDAELRALPMPERDARWSVHLAVTPDAAFHLIDWVYAADSDGIAPERAELTAIQLSWFLTTTQRKLRDKATKALVLLLADRAGLAHKLWRAFSGLDDLYVVERLAAALFGAAMQGRWSSGALREAAETLQADLFAGGTPPTNLLLRDHATGLIGYAEAHGALPVGFDLASTRPPYSSPWPIERISDEQMAGFTVAFGEDGERFWDDIVSSLKDGDFARYVLDTVARRYSPAPRGTDPLPTAQDLRDQWLAEFEANAGEPELAAYTALQAEIDAIKGSRASPVPADRRDDLRAAKQRFREAIGPERYEDWRARAESWRDEGMYQSFATHDGPAMFNLAWARRWVTWRAHDLGWSEALHQPFDRKIRTGRNSHEIERVGKKYQWLATFELAARMEDNLAILPNEEEIGPSRLRNLDPSMLRERAEEDGWRSPREGSFWAPHRPSIEAATPSEALAWLNSETAMLDDPDNVEVADPDGRQWLVLTGFEIWEENRDVVRSDAWRRIGCTIVRACDRQALLDRLRGIHMTGNHDMPIGGDGYHMHLGEHAWAWPDRTDDGWIEDWRPNGGDWQAPGVDVRPPTAEYMAEAGGYDYSISQNITLNLPAGWLMAALDLRLSDGRSIEFRNTAGDVVFIDPSIDRAGHSVALVERSAFLDLLKREGLVAVWAVAGEKSVFGVIHSDGFGGRRAFTRLFVSDGGALEALDRFETFDKPSPRQRAILFAQSVEGLPDDDDDESDDEGKDIRVDA from the coding sequence ATGCCCCTGCCCGACATCGATTTCAAACAGATCCGCCTCCGCGGCAATACTCAGGCTGATGCCTTTGAAGAACTCTGCTGCCAACTGGCCGCCGACGAAGCATCGACAATCCGCATTCGCTTCGATCGCAAAGGCCGCGGTGGCGATGCCGGCGTCGAATGCTACGAGACGCTGACGGACGGGTCCGAGATCGGCTGGCAGGTCAAATTCTACTGGGACACTGACTCGATGCTGCGCTCGCTCAGCAAGTCGCTCGACACAGCGCTGGTTAAGCATCCGAAGATGGCCAAGTTCATCGCTTGCTTTCCCTTCGATCTGGCCGATGCTCGCGTCGAGGATACGACCACGGCGTTCGACAAATGGCAGAGCTGGCGCGCAGATCAGATAACGAAGGAGGCAACGGCTGGCCGCACAATCGAGATCGAGCGCTGGGATGCCCATGCGCTGCGGCAGCGGTTGACCGCCAGCAATCCCCGTGCTGCAGGCCGTGTCGCGTTCTGGTTCGACCAGCGCCTGCTCACGAAAGATTGGTTCGACGCCAAATTCGCCCGCGTAAAGGCCGACCTCGGCGAGCGCTACAATCCCGTGGTTCATATCGACCTGCCGATCGGTCGGGCGCTTCGCGCCGTCACCGGCGACCCCGACCTCTTTGCCGAGCTTGAAACACTCGGGGAAGCGGTGGGCACCGCAGCGGATCTCGCTTTCCCGATTTCCGGCACCCCGGTCGAGCGCGCGTGCGACGCCGCTGCGGCGGCGCTACATGATGCGGCGCGCTCGCGCATGGTTCCAGCCTCGAAGCTCCTCGACCTGGTTCACGCTGCAACGGACGCAGCCTTTCAGTTGCATGATGCACTTGGTACGACAAATGGCGATCAAGATCCAAGTGCCAGCATGGTTGCCGTATCCGATCTCGCGTCGCGACTTCGTGCTGTCATGATCGAGCTTCGTCAACCGCACTGGACATTGCTGAACAGCCAGTCTCTGCTCATCTCCGGCGCCGCCGGCAGCGGCAAGTCACACCTTCTCGCCGACGCCTGCGCGCGCCAGCTCGCGGCCGGGCGTCCGGCGCTTATGGTTCTCGGCGGCACGCTGGTCGACGCGGAGCCTTGGGATCAAATCCTGCGAGCCCTTGATCTTCCCCGCCACCTCGAAGTCGGCCAGTTCCTCGGCGTACTGAACGCCGCGGGCGAGGCTGCCGGTGTCCGTGCCCTCATCGCCATTGATGCGCTCAACGAGAAAAGCGGCCAGGCAATCTGGCCCGAGCGCCTGACTGGGCTGCTCCATGACATCAAGGACTATCCGTGGGTCGCGGTGGTCCTTTCCTGCCGGACGACCTATCTCGAACTCATCGTCCCCGACACGCTCGACGACACCAAGCTGCCGCGGATCACGCATCGCGGCTTCTCAGTCGCGGAAGTGCGCGACTATCTGCGACAGCGCGGCATGACCTTGCCGGAGACACCGCTCCAGGTCGCCGAGTTCCGGACTCCTTTGTTTCTGCGCCTCTATTGCGACGCACTCGCCTTTGAGGGGGAAGCCCTGCTCGCACGCCATCTGGGAGGCGTGACCGATGTCTTCCGTGCCTATGGCGCCACAGTGGCGCGACGTGTCCATCGCCAGCTCAAGATTCCGCCCGGTCGCGACCCGGCACACCAGGCACTCGCCGCGCTGGCGCGTGAAATGGCCGACGCCGGACGCGCTGACGTCACGCTCGACCGCGCCGAGGAGATCGTCCACGCGGTGCTGCCGGGCCGGTCGACCGACGACGACCTGCTGTTCCAGCTCGAGACCGAGGGCATGCTTGCGGTCGAGTCAGTGATCGGCCCGTCGCGCGCGAACGCACAGGCGGTGCGGTTCACCTTCGAGCGCATGGGCGACCATGCGGTCGTGGCGGATCTGCTCGCGCGCAGCAGCGCCGGCGGCGCTGCGGGACTGTGCACTCCCGGAACACCGTTGCATAACGCGCTCGACAACCCCGATAGCTGGATCATCCCAGGACTGCTCGAAGCTTTGGCCGTCCAACTCCCCGAGAATTTCGGCATAGAGCTTCCCGACCTGGTTGGCCTGCCGGCCGGATTGAAGCCAGATCAGGCCTTCATGCAGAGCCTTCAGGTTCGGCGTCTCGACGCGATCACGGCACGGACGTGGGAGCTGGTCGATACCATCGGCGGTGCGACTCTTCGCTACGACACGCTCATCGCGCTATCGACGGAGCCAGGCCACCCCAACAATGTCCGTCACCTTGACGCGGAGCTGCGCGCACTGCCGATGCCCGAGCGCGATGCCCGCTGGTCGGTCCATCTTGCGGTAACGCCCGATGCGGCATTCCACCTGATCGACTGGGTCTACGCCGCCGACTCCGACGGTATCGCGCCCGAGCGTGCCGAACTCACCGCGATCCAGCTTAGCTGGTTCCTCACCACCACCCAGCGGAAATTGCGGGACAAGGCGACCAAGGCGCTGGTCCTGCTGTTAGCCGACCGTGCCGGACTGGCGCACAAGCTATGGCGGGCCTTTTCCGGTCTTGACGATCTGTATGTGGTCGAGCGCCTTGCCGCCGCTCTGTTTGGTGCGGCGATGCAGGGCCGCTGGAGCAGCGGCGCGCTGCGCGAGGCTGCCGAAACGCTGCAAGCGGATCTGTTCGCGGGCGGCACGCCGCCCACCAATCTGCTGCTGCGCGATCATGCCACTGGGTTGATCGGCTATGCCGAGGCGCACGGCGCGCTGCCCGTGGGGTTCGATCTCGCATCGACCAGACCGCCCTATTCCAGCCCATGGCCAATCGAGCGGATCTCGGACGAACAGATGGCCGGGTTCACTGTCGCCTTTGGCGAGGACGGCGAGCGCTTTTGGGACGATATCGTCAGTTCGCTCAAGGATGGCGACTTTGCACGCTATGTCCTTGATACGGTGGCGAGGCGGTACAGTCCAGCGCCGCGCGGGACCGATCCGCTGCCGACCGCCCAGGATCTGCGCGACCAGTGGCTCGCCGAGTTCGAGGCGAATGCGGGCGAACCGGAACTGGCCGCCTACACGGCGCTTCAGGCCGAGATCGACGCAATCAAAGGATCACGGGCAAGCCCTGTGCCTGCGGATCGCCGCGACGATCTGCGGGCAGCGAAGCAAAGATTTCGCGAGGCGATCGGCCCAGAACGTTATGAGGATTGGCGGGCTCGAGCTGAAAGCTGGCGCGACGAGGGCATGTACCAAAGCTTCGCAACGCACGACGGGCCGGCGATGTTCAATCTCGCCTGGGCGCGGCGCTGGGTGACGTGGCGCGCACACGATCTCGGCTGGTCGGAAGCACTGCATCAGCCGTTCGACCGCAAAATCCGCACCGGGCGCAATAGCCATGAGATCGAGCGCGTCGGCAAGAAATATCAGTGGCTCGCCACGTTTGAGCTGGCGGCGCGGATGGAGGACAATCTCGCAATATTGCCCAACGAAGAGGAAATCGGCCCAAGCCGCCTGCGCAACCTAGATCCATCGATGCTCCGAGAGCGCGCCGAGGAAGATGGCTGGCGTAGCCCCCGTGAAGGCAGCTTCTGGGCACCCCATCGGCCGAGCATCGAAGCGGCGACGCCAAGCGAGGCGCTTGCCTGGCTGAATTCCGAAACAGCGATGCTCGATGATCCGGATAATGTCGAAGTCGCGGATCCGGACGGCCGTCAATGGCTCGTGCTGACAGGGTTCGAGATCTGGGAGGAAAACCGGGACGTGGTGCGCTCGGACGCTTGGCGGAGGATTGGCTGCACGATCGTTCGCGCCTGCGACCGCCAAGCGCTGCTCGATCGGTTGAGAGGCATCCATATGACCGGAAACCACGACATGCCGATCGGCGGCGACGGCTATCACATGCATCTCGGTGAACACGCCTGGGCCTGGCCCGATCGTACCGACGATGGCTGGATCGAGGATTGGAGGCCTAATGGCGGCGACTGGCAGGCACCCGGCGTCGATGTACGTCCCCCGACCGCCGAATATATGGCCGAAGCCGGCGGCTACGATTACTCGATCTCGCAGAATATTACGCTCAACCTGCCCGCCGGCTGGCTGATGGCAGCGCTCGACCTTCGCCTCTCTGATGGCCGGTCGATCGAATTTCGCAACACGGCAGGCGACGTCGTTTTCATCGACCCGTCGATTGATCGGGCAGGACACAGCGTGGCGCTCGTCGAGCGCAGCGCGTTCCTCGATCTGCTCAAGCGCGAGGGGCTAGTCGCCGTCTGGGCGGTGGCTGGCGAAAAAAGTGTGTTCGGCGTGATCCACAGCGACGGCTTCGGCGGCCGGCGCGCCTTCACCCGCCTGTTCGTCTCGGACGGCGGCGCGCTCGAGGCGCTGGACCGGTTCGAAACGTTCGACAAGCCGTCGCCGCGGCAACGCGCAATTTTGTTCGCGCAAAGTGTCGAAGGTCTGCCCGACGATGACGACGACGAGAGCGATGACGAGGGCAAAGACATCCGCGTTGACGCGTGA
- a CDS encoding DUF1778 domain-containing protein, with product MRLPDADLALIDRAATLRGRSRTDFVREAAVRAAEEVVDGCGLDPHVGRGLGRLQSGAIGTRRVRSGDGRDSKPIGPLGRRGRPDLMDHVALVARTLECRP from the coding sequence ATGCGTCTGCCCGATGCCGATCTCGCCTTGATCGACCGGGCCGCCACTCTGCGTGGTCGATCGCGGACGGATTTCGTGCGCGAGGCGGCGGTGCGGGCCGCCGAAGAGGTGGTGGATGGGTGCGGTCTTGATCCGCATGTCGGAAGGGGGCTTGGCCGACTTCAAAGCGGCGCTATCGGCACCCGCCGCGTCCGTTCCGGGGATGGTCGAGATTCTAAGCCGATCGGCCCTTTGGGAAGGCGGGGACGACCGGACCTGATGGACCATGTCGCTCTCGTCGCCAGAACCCTTGAATGCCGCCCATGA
- a CDS encoding tetratricopeptide repeat protein, which yields MSETPEIPGSGYRTGEALLRAGDIAGAITAFRGHLAASPDDALGWFALGSALFFAQRWEETRAAYARAAAIDRAYTLGGLLRPGDVETALDPAPFLGQLPEMSMIIPPAHSGPLAVVGCDSAYFLDFGAALALSMDKAAPGWGLHLHLIAPTTPALDLLERLIGGLRAITLSFSLEHLPPALRAPEAQRTYLACLRFMRLPAILDEQQARAGRVPVVVLDADSLMCKPLLGPDDWRPPGPEGGWRAGWDVALKDSGLFPLGPLWRYSASCVGLAPTDEARAFAAHVATLLARQALTVNGLGWMIDQFALAVAIAARQTQSPAFRLGDWPDRLYRLYENPPDAALWSFCSQSKYDDRLYRDMVRLLLAEMG from the coding sequence ATGAGCGAGACACCAGAAATACCGGGCTCCGGGTATCGCACCGGCGAGGCCTTGTTGCGGGCCGGCGATATCGCCGGGGCGATCACCGCCTTTCGCGGTCATCTGGCCGCCAGCCCCGACGATGCTCTGGGCTGGTTCGCCCTAGGCTCGGCCTTGTTCTTCGCCCAGCGCTGGGAAGAGACCCGCGCGGCCTATGCCCGGGCCGCCGCCATCGACCGGGCCTATACCCTGGGCGGCTTGCTGCGCCCGGGCGACGTGGAAACCGCCCTCGATCCCGCCCCCTTCCTTGGCCAATTGCCCGAGATGAGCATGATTATCCCGCCAGCCCATAGCGGTCCGCTGGCGGTGGTTGGCTGCGACAGCGCCTATTTCCTGGATTTCGGCGCCGCCCTGGCGCTGTCGATGGACAAGGCGGCGCCGGGTTGGGGCCTGCACCTTCACCTGATCGCCCCGACGACCCCCGCCCTTGATCTGCTCGAACGGCTGATCGGCGGGCTGCGGGCGATCACCCTGTCGTTTTCCCTGGAGCACCTGCCCCCCGCCCTCCGCGCGCCCGAGGCCCAGCGCACCTATCTGGCCTGCCTGCGCTTCATGCGCCTGCCGGCGATTTTGGATGAGCAGCAGGCGCGCGCCGGACGCGTTCCCGTCGTCGTTCTTGATGCCGACAGCCTGATGTGCAAGCCGTTGCTCGGCCCCGACGATTGGCGCCCCCCGGGCCCGGAGGGCGGTTGGCGGGCTGGGTGGGACGTGGCGCTCAAGGATTCCGGCCTGTTTCCCCTGGGGCCGCTCTGGCGGTATTCGGCCAGCTGCGTCGGCCTCGCCCCCACCGACGAGGCCCGGGCCTTCGCCGCCCATGTGGCGACGCTGCTGGCCCGCCAGGCGCTGACGGTCAACGGATTGGGCTGGATGATCGACCAGTTCGCCCTGGCGGTGGCGATCGCCGCCCGCCAAACCCAAAGCCCCGCCTTCCGCCTGGGCGACTGGCCCGACCGGCTCTATCGCCTGTATGAGAACCCGCCCGACGCCGCGCTGTGGAGCTTCTGCTCCCAATCGAAATACGACGACCGCCTTTACCGCGACATGGTCAGGCTGTTGCTGGCGGAGATGGGGTAG
- a CDS encoding YbfB/YjiJ family MFS transporter, which translates to MERADQTATIAAALVLVIGMGFGRFAFTGLYPLMVADQQISVAGGSYAASANYAGYLLGALLAALPLGMPSRKLCTLAVVTTVALLGLLALPLTEGLIVALRGVAGLSSAFAIVAASHWLIHDQGHHHGAPFLFSGVGIGIFLSAEMIAAGHQGLLSSRAIWLMLAIAALALGGVSIALQRRAEGAQTHQEPPSPRAADARPRPSLGATRLIVIYGLAGLGYIITATYLPLLVRTAFAAIDPAHIWAVFGLGAVPSCFLWHALHDRWGTRRSLLANLGVQAIGVTLPVLHTPASFIFSAILVGGTFMGTVTIAMPAARKLAGKVRFNMLAIMTASYGVGQIIGPLMANALYRRTASFDTPLIIAALALVVAATFCLRRGGTAPPSRRP; encoded by the coding sequence ATGGAGCGGGCTGACCAAACGGCGACAATCGCCGCGGCCCTGGTGTTGGTCATCGGCATGGGCTTTGGTCGCTTCGCCTTCACCGGTCTGTACCCGCTGATGGTGGCCGACCAGCAGATCTCGGTCGCGGGCGGCTCCTATGCCGCCTCGGCCAATTATGCCGGCTATCTTCTCGGTGCGCTTCTGGCGGCGCTGCCGTTGGGCATGCCAAGCCGCAAGCTTTGTACCTTGGCCGTGGTCACGACGGTTGCCCTGCTCGGCCTGCTGGCCCTGCCGCTGACGGAAGGACTGATCGTCGCCCTTCGCGGCGTCGCCGGCCTGTCGAGCGCCTTCGCCATCGTCGCCGCCTCCCACTGGCTGATCCATGACCAGGGGCATCACCACGGCGCGCCGTTCCTCTTCTCCGGCGTCGGCATCGGCATTTTTCTTTCGGCGGAGATGATCGCGGCCGGCCATCAGGGCTTGTTGTCGAGCCGGGCGATCTGGCTGATGCTGGCGATCGCTGCTCTGGCCCTCGGCGGCGTCTCGATCGCCCTGCAGCGTCGCGCCGAGGGCGCACAGACGCACCAAGAGCCGCCCTCCCCCCGCGCCGCCGACGCCCGGCCCAGGCCATCGCTTGGCGCGACACGGTTGATCGTGATCTATGGCCTTGCCGGTCTTGGTTACATCATCACCGCGACTTATCTGCCGTTGCTGGTGCGGACCGCTTTCGCCGCGATCGATCCCGCCCATATCTGGGCGGTGTTCGGGCTGGGCGCCGTGCCGTCGTGCTTCCTCTGGCACGCCTTGCATGACCGCTGGGGCACGCGCCGCAGCCTGCTGGCCAACTTGGGGGTTCAGGCCATCGGCGTCACCTTGCCCGTCCTCCACACGCCCGCCAGCTTCATTTTCAGCGCCATCCTGGTTGGCGGAACCTTCATGGGCACGGTGACCATCGCCATGCCTGCCGCCCGCAAACTGGCGGGGAAGGTCCGTTTCAACATGCTGGCGATCATGACCGCGTCCTATGGCGTCGGTCAGATCATCGGTCCGTTGATGGCAAACGCGCTTTACCGGCGCACGGCCTCCTTTGACACGCCGTTGATCATCGCCGCCCTGGCCTTGGTCGTGGCGGCCACCTTCTGCCTGCGCCGCGGCGGCACGGCGCCCCCATCGCGCCGGCCGTGA
- a CDS encoding LysR family transcriptional regulator yields MDLAALAVFRTVAREQSVTRAAELLGRVPSNVTTRVQQLEAEIGVALFQRDKKRMVLTAAGETYLDYAERILNLAEEAQQRVKPLAPFGTLRVGSMECAVASRLPAPLARYSAAWPQVRIELTTAPTRPLIEAVLARRIDCALIALPSGEGWLGPTPLDTVPVFREDLVLLLPHGHPEVHTAEDIKPRTLATFAPGCTYRGLAEDWLTDQGRRQMAFAIQEVRSYHAMFACTAAGSCVSVMPRGLVELMDHREAVEEKPLRTVDTYLASRPGFATSAFAAFRETLGEFSDFKEEGDGAG; encoded by the coding sequence ATGGACCTCGCCGCGCTAGCGGTCTTTCGCACGGTGGCCCGCGAACAGAGCGTCACCCGCGCCGCCGAACTGCTTGGCCGGGTTCCCTCGAATGTCACGACCCGCGTTCAGCAGCTCGAGGCGGAAATCGGCGTGGCGCTGTTTCAACGCGACAAGAAGCGCATGGTGTTGACGGCGGCAGGCGAGACCTATCTCGACTATGCCGAGCGCATTCTGAATTTGGCCGAGGAGGCGCAACAGCGTGTCAAGCCGCTCGCTCCGTTTGGAACCTTGCGCGTCGGCTCAATGGAATGCGCGGTCGCCAGCCGGCTCCCCGCCCCGCTCGCCCGCTACAGCGCCGCTTGGCCGCAGGTGAGGATCGAGCTGACGACCGCGCCGACCCGTCCCCTGATCGAGGCGGTTCTGGCGCGGCGGATCGATTGCGCGCTGATCGCCCTGCCCTCGGGCGAGGGGTGGCTCGGGCCTACCCCCCTCGACACGGTGCCGGTATTCCGCGAGGACTTGGTTTTGCTGCTGCCGCACGGCCATCCCGAAGTCCACACAGCCGAAGATATCAAGCCCCGAACCCTGGCGACCTTCGCGCCGGGGTGCACCTACCGCGGGCTCGCCGAAGACTGGCTGACCGACCAGGGCCGGCGGCAGATGGCGTTCGCCATCCAGGAGGTTCGGTCCTACCACGCGATGTTCGCCTGCACGGCGGCGGGATCTTGCGTCAGCGTCATGCCGCGCGGCTTGGTCGAGCTCATGGATCATCGGGAAGCGGTCGAGGAAAAGCCGCTGAGGACGGTCGACACGTACCTCGCCTCCCGCCCCGGCTTCGCGACGTCCGCTTTCGCCGCCTTCCGCGAGACGCTGGGCGAATTCTCGGACTTCAAGGAGGAAGGCGATGGAGCGGGCTGA
- a CDS encoding diguanylate cyclase domain-containing protein: MLFDRTIDVLLVEDNPGDSRLIQINLSEQHEVRFRVRVCEDLASACACLASARFDVVLLDLFLPDSQGLRTLERLMVATNEIPVVVMSGLDDFTTAMQAVQQGAQDYLVKGKGDGELVRRAILHAIERQRFRRQLLMAEAAFRHTDTGMMVTDAHGVVVRVNPAFLDVTGYGADEVVGRMAPFLRSDVHDGDFYRDIWKRLGETSTWEGEIWTRRRNGEIAPDWLRINGVTDPSGGVVGYVVVFSDITFRRRAEEELVRQATTDPLTGLPNRALFQKLLVSGLERARRYDRHLGLLFVDIDGFKQVNDRFGHEGGDEVLREVARRLRRAVRVSDEVARLGGDEFTLLLSEVKAESDVETVAAKVVQVLGEAFSIEDQPLVLSASVGVALSPADGRDAESLLRAADEAMYRAKRGGKNRYALASAAPGQTPPPR; this comes from the coding sequence ATGCTGTTTGACAGGACCATCGATGTCCTTCTTGTCGAAGACAATCCCGGTGACAGCCGGCTGATTCAGATCAACCTGTCCGAACAGCATGAGGTGCGCTTCCGCGTGCGGGTCTGCGAGGATCTGGCCAGCGCCTGCGCGTGCCTTGCCTCCGCCCGCTTCGATGTCGTGCTTCTCGATCTTTTTTTGCCCGATAGCCAGGGGCTGCGCACGCTTGAGCGGCTGATGGTCGCCACCAACGAGATCCCGGTGGTGGTGATGTCGGGGCTTGATGATTTCACCACCGCCATGCAGGCGGTTCAGCAGGGCGCCCAGGACTATCTGGTCAAGGGCAAGGGCGATGGCGAACTGGTCCGCCGGGCGATCTTGCACGCCATCGAACGCCAGCGCTTTCGCCGCCAGTTGCTGATGGCGGAAGCGGCCTTTCGTCATACGGACACCGGGATGATGGTGACCGATGCCCATGGCGTGGTCGTCCGCGTCAATCCGGCCTTCCTCGATGTGACCGGCTATGGCGCCGACGAGGTGGTCGGCCGGATGGCGCCGTTCCTGCGTTCGGATGTTCACGACGGCGATTTTTACCGCGACATCTGGAAGCGCCTGGGCGAGACCTCGACCTGGGAGGGCGAGATCTGGACGCGCCGCCGCAATGGCGAGATCGCCCCGGACTGGTTGCGGATCAATGGCGTCACCGATCCGAGCGGCGGGGTCGTCGGCTATGTCGTGGTCTTTTCCGACATCACCTTCCGCCGCCGGGCCGAGGAGGAGCTGGTCCGTCAGGCGACCACCGATCCGCTGACCGGCCTGCCCAATCGCGCCCTTTTCCAGAAGCTTCTGGTCTCGGGCCTCGAACGGGCCCGGCGTTATGACCGCCATCTTGGTTTGTTGTTCGTCGATATCGACGGCTTCAAACAGGTCAACGACCGCTTCGGACACGAGGGCGGCGACGAGGTGCTGCGCGAGGTCGCCCGCCGCTTGCGCCGCGCCGTGCGGGTATCGGACGAGGTCGCCCGCCTGGGGGGCGACGAGTTCACCTTGCTGCTAAGCGAGGTCAAGGCGGAAAGCGATGTCGAAACCGTCGCGGCCAAGGTGGTCCAGGTTCTGGGCGAGGCCTTTTCGATCGAGGATCAGCCGCTGGTCCTGTCGGCGAGCGTCGGGGTCGCCCTTTCGCCCGCCGACGGCCGCGACGCCGAAAGCCTGCTGCGCGCCGCCGACGAGGCCATGTACCGGGCCAAGCGCGGCGGCAAGAACCGCTATGCCCTGGCCTCGGCCGCCCCGGGTCAAACGCCGCCGCCCCGATAA
- a CDS encoding response regulator → MDILLVEDNPGDARLASEAFKEGGLPTNLHVVQDGIEAMAFLRRERLYAGVPRPDLILLDLNLPRKDGREVLEELKEDPNLKRIPVIVLTTSQAEVDIIRSYDLHANCYIVKPVDFDQFIDVVRGIEQFWCTLVKLPPR, encoded by the coding sequence ATGGATATCCTTTTGGTCGAAGATAATCCCGGTGATGCGCGCTTGGCGTCCGAGGCGTTCAAGGAGGGAGGGCTGCCGACCAACCTGCATGTGGTTCAAGACGGTATCGAGGCGATGGCCTTTTTGCGCCGTGAACGGCTTTATGCCGGCGTTCCACGGCCCGACCTGATCTTGCTCGACCTCAATCTTCCGCGTAAGGATGGTCGGGAAGTTCTTGAAGAACTTAAGGAAGATCCGAACCTTAAGCGTATTCCGGTGATCGTTCTGACCACCTCGCAAGCCGAGGTCGATATCATCCGCAGCTACGACCTGCACGCCAATTGCTATATCGTGAAGCCGGTCGACTTCGATCAGTTCATCGACGTGGTGCGCGGGATCGAGCAGTTCTGGTGCACCCTGGTGAAACTGCCGCCGCGCTGA